A stretch of the Methanobacteriaceae archaeon genome encodes the following:
- a CDS encoding ATP-binding protein translates to MVKDALNDLDDLTRENIALALWMKKFKAKDVPKAARKRILSKKNSPDAFGKRMHHRISELLENPDSFTPSYRKRYEKLLEHCDSLTFLQAYAMNHLLGMDSSRGYQDIPDESNIEFPRDFAPQLGYQVGWHFFVGNCRDTRRREYGILVSFYRYSLLPPGMAHSFGLSDWDNQIFEMQLAIAQAGEEHLQARPFAIAGTTGLLKFSNEPFHYQAGKNRILSEREDQLFPLRVQAWGVNQGGEDDVEMEVDLGLSSKKDFLLQGNKGCLPCCCKVGTLYYSATNLRLEPGSIIKLDGEEIILTQGQFWFDHQWGNALEPLGNSRCKVARAANILTKTSHSRGWDWFMAQFEGDREMTMYAPHTDENLEYYRQTGEQPPGTMTVAVKGQYIDENSKVVDVKGTLEIDQWVKSVKSSDPLNYFITNTWYPNQWNFQFQDMLPEDIRRFTMTPIVSGGQTGYNASGAQYSEGGVYIRNPEGRLLGKGFAESVYYADALPNILHLAGIPDTPKMRKLMEPPAPSALLKLKAALYMAWPLNQRKLKRILEKCLQQGLPADLVS, encoded by the coding sequence ATGGTAAAAGATGCACTCAATGATTTGGATGATTTAACAAGAGAAAATATTGCCTTAGCCCTTTGGATGAAAAAATTCAAGGCTAAAGATGTACCTAAAGCTGCAAGGAAACGCATTCTCAGTAAGAAAAACAGTCCCGATGCATTTGGAAAGAGAATGCACCATCGAATAAGTGAACTTCTGGAGAATCCTGATTCTTTCACACCCAGTTACAGGAAAAGATACGAAAAACTCCTGGAGCACTGTGATTCGCTAACATTTTTACAGGCCTATGCCATGAACCACCTCTTGGGGATGGATAGCAGCCGGGGATATCAGGATATCCCTGATGAATCAAACATAGAATTTCCCCGGGATTTCGCCCCGCAACTGGGATACCAGGTGGGCTGGCACTTCTTTGTAGGTAACTGTCGCGACACTCGCAGACGAGAATACGGAATTCTGGTCTCATTCTACCGCTACTCTTTACTACCCCCTGGGATGGCCCACAGTTTTGGTTTAAGTGATTGGGATAATCAAATATTTGAAATGCAACTGGCCATAGCTCAGGCTGGTGAAGAACACCTCCAGGCCCGACCATTTGCCATTGCCGGAACCACGGGACTTTTGAAATTTTCCAATGAACCCTTCCATTATCAAGCAGGCAAGAACAGAATCCTTTCCGAAAGAGAGGATCAGCTCTTCCCCCTAAGGGTGCAGGCCTGGGGGGTTAATCAGGGAGGGGAAGATGATGTGGAGATGGAAGTGGACCTTGGATTATCATCAAAAAAGGATTTCCTTCTCCAGGGAAACAAAGGATGCCTTCCCTGCTGCTGTAAAGTTGGTACTCTTTATTATTCAGCAACTAACCTCCGCCTGGAGCCGGGTAGTATTATCAAACTGGATGGAGAGGAGATTATCCTCACCCAGGGACAGTTCTGGTTCGACCACCAGTGGGGCAACGCCCTGGAACCATTAGGTAACAGCAGGTGTAAAGTAGCACGAGCAGCCAATATCCTCACAAAAACTTCCCATTCCAGGGGATGGGACTGGTTCATGGCCCAGTTTGAAGGAGACCGGGAAATGACCATGTACGCACCCCATACTGATGAAAATCTGGAATACTACCGGCAAACCGGTGAACAACCACCAGGCACCATGACCGTGGCAGTAAAGGGACAGTACATTGATGAAAATTCTAAGGTGGTAGATGTGAAGGGGACCTTGGAGATCGACCAGTGGGTTAAGAGTGTTAAATCATCCGATCCTCTGAATTACTTCATCACCAATACCTGGTATCCCAACCAGTGGAATTTTCAGTTCCAGGACATGTTACCAGAGGATATCCGCAGATTTACCATGACCCCCATAGTAAGCGGAGGGCAAACTGGTTACAATGCCAGCGGAGCCCAGTACAGTGAAGGTGGAGTTTATATCAGAAACCCTGAAGGCCGTTTACTGGGAAAAGGTTTTGCTGAGTCAGTTTATTATGCCGACGCCCTTCCTAATATCTTACACTTAGCAGGGATCCCAGACACACCCAAGATGCGTAAACTCATGGAACCACCTGCACCATCAGCTCTTTTAAAGTTAAAAGCAGCACTTTACATGGCCTGGCCACTAAACCAGAGGAAGCTTAAAAGGATCCTGGAGAAATGTCTGCAGCAGGGATTACCAGCTGACTTGGTAAGCTGA
- a CDS encoding GAF domain-containing protein: MDVFRAKILNMLPVSSLKEISDVFFQETKRLLKSSSCYVAFVDPKNGDSVGISFSHLTESCQMYENIGEARFKVLKDGSYGGLLGYSLDTGESVFVHDIKSHPAAHGLPPGHEPVNQFLSVPVVYEGQIIGQIVAGNPVEDYTPEHVEIAEKIAEIYAIVLKELLYSE, from the coding sequence ATGGATGTTTTCCGAGCCAAAATTTTGAACATGCTCCCGGTTAGCAGTTTGAAAGAGATTTCTGATGTGTTTTTCCAAGAAACCAAGAGGTTGCTTAAAAGCAGTAGCTGTTATGTGGCATTTGTGGACCCTAAAAATGGGGATAGTGTAGGAATTTCATTTTCTCACCTTACAGAATCCTGTCAAATGTATGAAAACATTGGTGAGGCCAGATTCAAGGTATTGAAGGATGGTAGTTACGGTGGACTGTTAGGTTACTCCCTGGACACAGGTGAATCCGTATTCGTCCATGATATAAAGAGTCACCCCGCAGCACATGGGCTTCCCCCGGGTCATGAACCAGTTAATCAATTTTTATCAGTTCCAGTGGTTTATGAAGGACAAATTATTGGTCAAATTGTTGCCGGGAACCCTGTAGAAGATTACACCCCGGAACACGTGGAAATTGCTGAAAAAATTGCAGAAATCTATGCAATTGTTCTTAAAGAGTTATTATACTCAGAGTAG
- a CDS encoding PD40 domain-containing protein, whose amino-acid sequence MKIWLIITFSVLISLFLCCQSTAAYPTTERVSIASDGTQGDLDSASASISADGRYVAFTSGASNLVPDDTNKAYDIFVHDRISHTTERVSVGPGGVQANDDSRCAFISANGRYVVFNSEATNLVADDTNQQTDIFVHDRYTHTTELVSKGWAGAQSNGMSVWCAINENGRYVSFWSYASNLVADDTNNRADVFVYDRDTGLMERVSLGPGGAQGNSWSGGNCCPWISADGRYVVFDSAATNLVPDDTNRQNDLFVHDRILHLTERVNLGPGGVQANAVSAWPAISADGRYVVYYSQATNLVPDDTNALADVFLYDRITHQTQRISVGMGGTEATGGWSTFPVISANNRYVAFSSSATNLVPDDTNGFFDIFVCDLFTMTMERVSVGAAGEQGNGNSPFYTFPTISANGRYVAFESLATNLVASDTNGYADIFVRDRGEQDLAPGSLLATVSSSSESGYVNAGFKTVTMQKTGVPLWILAPALILVVCGLFKGAKFNYRKK is encoded by the coding sequence GTGAAAATATGGTTAATAATTACCTTCAGCGTCCTAATTTCTTTATTTCTATGCTGTCAGTCCACGGCAGCTTATCCTACCACTGAAAGGGTCTCTATAGCTTCAGATGGGACACAAGGTGATCTGGATAGTGCCAGTGCTTCTATCAGTGCTGATGGCCGGTACGTTGCTTTCACCTCAGGTGCTTCCAACCTGGTTCCTGATGACACCAACAAGGCCTATGATATCTTTGTGCATGATCGAATCAGCCATACCACGGAACGTGTCAGTGTAGGGCCGGGAGGAGTTCAAGCAAATGACGACAGCAGGTGTGCTTTTATTAGTGCTAACGGCAGGTACGTAGTCTTCAATTCAGAGGCCACTAACCTGGTTGCAGACGACACCAACCAGCAAACTGATATATTTGTCCATGACCGTTACACTCACACCACAGAACTGGTAAGCAAAGGTTGGGCTGGTGCTCAATCTAATGGTATGAGTGTATGGTGTGCCATAAACGAAAACGGCCGTTACGTTTCCTTCTGGTCCTATGCCAGCAATCTGGTGGCGGATGATACTAACAACCGGGCTGATGTATTTGTATATGACCGGGATACGGGGCTAATGGAGCGTGTTAGTCTGGGTCCGGGAGGTGCACAGGGAAATTCTTGGAGTGGTGGTAATTGCTGCCCCTGGATCAGTGCTGATGGCAGGTACGTGGTATTCGACTCAGCAGCCACTAATCTGGTGCCGGATGATACAAACAGGCAAAATGATCTGTTTGTGCATGACCGCATCTTACACTTGACTGAGCGAGTGAATTTAGGACCTGGAGGAGTACAAGCCAATGCAGTGAGTGCCTGGCCCGCCATCAGTGCTGATGGCAGGTACGTGGTATATTATTCCCAGGCAACCAACCTGGTGCCTGATGACACCAACGCATTGGCTGATGTGTTCCTTTATGATAGAATAACCCATCAAACCCAACGTATCAGTGTGGGTATGGGAGGAACAGAAGCCACTGGTGGCTGGAGCACCTTCCCGGTGATTAGTGCCAACAACCGATATGTAGCTTTTTCTTCATCGGCTACCAACCTGGTTCCGGACGATACCAACGGGTTTTTCGATATTTTCGTCTGTGATCTGTTTACCATGACCATGGAACGGGTTAGTGTAGGGGCTGCAGGAGAACAGGGCAATGGAAACAGCCCATTTTATACTTTCCCCACCATCAGTGCAAACGGTCGCTATGTGGCATTTGAGTCACTCGCCACTAACCTGGTTGCAAGTGACACCAATGGATATGCGGATATATTTGTCCGGGACCGTGGAGAACAGGATCTTGCACCCGGATCTCTCCTGGCAACGGTTAGTTCTTCCTCTGAATCCGGATATGTCAATGCAGGTTTTAAGACTGTGACCATGCAAAAAACCGGTGTACCCCTATGGATACTTGCCCCGGCTCTAATTCTGGTGGTTTGTGGCCTTTTTAAGGGAGCGAAGTTCAATTATCGGAAAAAATAA
- a CDS encoding peptidylprolyl isomerase, giving the protein MKKAVIETDKGNIELTLFENEAPNTVANFEKLANSGFYDGLTFHRVIPDFVIQGGCPKGNGTGGPGYTIKCEINPHKHGTGALSMAHAGKDTGGSQFFITHSPQPHLDGVHTVFGKVVKGMEVVNAIKPGDVMNKVTVTDE; this is encoded by the coding sequence ATGAAAAAAGCAGTTATCGAAACTGATAAAGGAAATATTGAACTCACACTTTTTGAAAACGAAGCACCTAATACCGTGGCCAACTTCGAAAAACTGGCCAACAGTGGATTCTACGATGGACTAACCTTCCATAGGGTGATACCTGACTTTGTAATCCAGGGCGGATGTCCCAAGGGTAATGGAACTGGAGGACCCGGTTACACCATAAAATGTGAAATAAACCCCCATAAGCATGGAACTGGTGCATTATCCATGGCCCATGCTGGTAAGGACACTGGTGGCAGCCAGTTCTTCATCACCCACTCCCCACAACCCCACCTGGATGGTGTGCACACCGTTTTCGGGAAAGTGGTTAAGGGAATGGAAGTGGTTAACGCCATTAAACCTGGAGATGTGATGAATAAGGTCACAGTAACTGATGAGTAA